Proteins encoded together in one Pseudomonas sp. TCU-HL1 window:
- a CDS encoding FAD-binding and (Fe-S)-binding domain-containing protein: MSLPIPFLNTVERLIPHERRFDDPLSTLAFGTDASFYRLIPKLVIRVESEAEIIALLKAAHAELVPVTFRAAGTSLSGQAISDSVLLVLGDNWNGRDIRQNGAQIRLQPGVIGAQANAWLAPFGRKIGPDPASINACKIGGIVANNASGMCCGTAQNSYHTLAGLRLILADGTLLDTEDAASVAAFRQSHGPLLAELAELGRRTRANTELAAKIRHKYRLKNTTGLSLNALVDFDEPLDILSRLLVGSEGTLGFISAVTYNTVPDHPHKASALIVFPDVESCCKAVTLLKSQPVSAVELLDRRSLRSVQNKPGMPEWVKGLSANACALLIESRAASQSLLHEQLAQIMASIAHFPLEQKVDFSEDPAVYNLLWKIRKDTFPAVGAVRQTGTTVIIEDVTFPIELLAEGVNRLLALFDKHGYDEAIIFGHALEGNLHFVFTQGFDSPEQVARYAAFMQDVAQLVAVEFGGSLKAEHGTGRNMAPFVELEWGHDAYQLMWQIKRLLDPRGILNPDVILSEDRDIHLKHLKPLPAADEIVDKCIECGFCEPVCPSKGLTLSPRQRIVIWRDIQARQRAGVDTTELERAYQYHGIDTCAATGLCAQRCPVGINTGDLVRKLRAKEAHHTGSASWLAGHFAAALQVARLTLRVANGARRVLGTPLLEKTSGALRQLSGNRLPQWTPALPQVAAPIHFTPPTADNRPRVVYLAACVSRVMGPAAGDREQMPLIDKTRMLLEKAGYQVVFPENLDSLCCGQPFASKGYAEQAEAKRRELVDALLAASRGGLDPIYCDTSPCTLRLVQDGLDARLQLFDPVRFIRSHLLERLEFTPQEKPVAVHVTCSTQHLGEAQGLIDIVKRCTREVVVPEGIHCCGFAGDKGFTTPELNAHSLRSLKDAVQICDEGISTSRTCEIGLTQHGGIDYHGLVYLVDRVTRPRAGL; this comes from the coding sequence ATGAGCCTGCCGATTCCTTTCCTCAACACCGTCGAACGCCTGATTCCCCACGAGCGGCGTTTCGACGACCCGCTATCCACCCTGGCCTTCGGCACCGATGCCAGCTTCTACCGACTGATCCCCAAGCTGGTGATCCGCGTCGAGAGCGAAGCGGAAATCATCGCCCTGTTGAAAGCCGCCCACGCCGAACTGGTCCCGGTCACCTTCCGCGCTGCCGGCACCAGCCTCTCCGGCCAGGCCATCAGCGACTCGGTGCTGCTGGTGCTGGGCGACAACTGGAATGGCCGCGATATCCGTCAGAACGGCGCGCAGATCCGCCTGCAACCCGGCGTCATAGGCGCCCAGGCCAACGCCTGGCTCGCCCCCTTCGGCCGCAAGATCGGCCCCGATCCAGCCTCGATCAACGCCTGCAAGATCGGCGGCATCGTCGCCAACAACGCCAGCGGCATGTGCTGCGGCACTGCCCAGAACAGCTACCACACCCTGGCCGGCCTGCGCCTGATCCTGGCCGACGGCACCCTGCTGGATACCGAGGACGCCGCCAGCGTCGCTGCCTTCCGCCAGAGTCATGGCCCGCTACTGGCGGAACTGGCCGAACTGGGCCGGCGGACCCGCGCCAACACCGAACTGGCCGCGAAGATTCGCCACAAATACCGCCTGAAGAACACCACTGGCCTGTCACTCAATGCGCTGGTCGACTTCGACGAGCCGCTGGATATCCTCAGCCGCCTGCTGGTGGGCTCCGAAGGCACCCTTGGCTTCATCAGCGCAGTCACCTACAACACCGTGCCCGACCACCCGCACAAGGCCAGCGCGCTGATCGTCTTCCCCGACGTGGAAAGCTGCTGCAAGGCCGTGACCCTGCTGAAGAGCCAGCCCGTCTCCGCGGTGGAGCTGCTGGACCGCCGCAGCCTGCGTTCGGTCCAGAACAAGCCCGGCATGCCCGAATGGGTGAAAGGGCTTTCGGCCAACGCCTGCGCGCTGCTGATCGAATCCCGCGCCGCCAGCCAGAGCCTGCTGCACGAACAACTGGCGCAGATCATGGCGTCCATTGCGCACTTCCCGCTGGAGCAGAAGGTCGATTTCAGCGAAGACCCTGCGGTCTATAACCTGCTGTGGAAAATCCGCAAGGACACCTTCCCCGCCGTTGGCGCCGTGCGTCAAACCGGCACCACGGTGATCATCGAGGACGTCACCTTCCCCATCGAGCTGCTGGCCGAGGGCGTCAATCGCCTGCTGGCCCTGTTCGACAAGCACGGCTACGACGAAGCGATCATTTTCGGCCACGCCCTGGAAGGCAACCTGCACTTCGTCTTCACCCAGGGCTTCGACAGCCCCGAACAGGTCGCCCGCTACGCAGCCTTCATGCAGGACGTGGCGCAACTGGTGGCGGTGGAATTCGGTGGCTCGCTCAAGGCCGAACACGGCACCGGGCGCAACATGGCGCCTTTCGTCGAGCTGGAATGGGGCCACGACGCCTACCAGTTGATGTGGCAGATCAAACGCCTGCTGGACCCGCGCGGCATCCTCAACCCGGACGTGATCCTCAGCGAAGACCGCGACATTCACCTCAAGCACCTCAAGCCGCTGCCAGCAGCCGACGAGATCGTCGACAAGTGCATCGAATGCGGCTTCTGCGAACCGGTGTGCCCGTCGAAGGGACTGACCCTGAGCCCGCGCCAACGCATCGTGATCTGGCGAGACATCCAGGCGAGGCAACGGGCCGGCGTCGATACCACGGAGCTGGAGCGGGCCTACCAGTACCACGGCATCGACACCTGCGCCGCCACCGGCCTCTGCGCCCAGCGCTGTCCGGTCGGCATCAACACCGGCGACCTGGTGCGTAAGCTGCGTGCGAAAGAGGCCCATCACACCGGCAGCGCCAGCTGGCTGGCCGGCCATTTTGCCGCGGCCCTCCAGGTCGCGCGCCTGACCCTGCGGGTCGCCAACGGTGCGCGCCGCGTGCTGGGCACACCGCTGCTGGAAAAGACCTCCGGTGCTCTGCGCCAGCTCTCCGGCAATCGCCTGCCGCAGTGGACACCCGCCCTGCCCCAGGTGGCGGCGCCCATCCACTTCACCCCGCCAACCGCCGACAACCGCCCCCGCGTGGTCTACCTCGCAGCCTGCGTGTCCCGCGTCATGGGCCCGGCCGCTGGCGATCGCGAGCAGATGCCGCTGATCGACAAGACCCGCATGCTGCTAGAGAAGGCCGGCTACCAGGTGGTGTTCCCGGAAAACCTGGACAGCCTCTGCTGTGGCCAGCCCTTCGCTTCCAAGGGTTACGCCGAACAGGCCGAAGCCAAGCGTCGCGAACTGGTGGACGCCCTGCTCGCCGCCAGCCGCGGTGGCCTTGACCCCATCTACTGCGATACCAGCCCCTGCACGCTGCGTCTGGTACAGGACGGCCTGGATGCGCGACTGCAACTGTTCGACCCGGTTCGCTTCATCCGCAGCCACCTGCTGGAACGGCTGGAATTCACGCCACAGGAGAAGCCCGTCGCCGTCCATGTCACCTGCAGCACCCAGCATCTGGGGGAGGCGCAGGGGCTGATCGACATCGTCAAACGCTGCACCCGTGAAGTGGTCGTGCCAGAAGGCATCCACTGTTGCGGCTTCGCCGGCGACAAGGGCTTTACCACCCCGGAGCTGAACGCCCATTCACTGCGCTCACTGAAGGACGCCGTGCAGATCTGCGACGAAGGCATCTCCACCAGCCGAACCTGCGAAATCGGCCTGACCCAGCACGGCGGTATCGACTACCACGGACTGGTCTACCTGGTGGATCGCGTCACCCGCCCCCGCGCCGGCCTCTAG